A stretch of the Marivirga tractuosa DSM 4126 genome encodes the following:
- a CDS encoding cyclase family protein translates to MPEIIDLSQEIYEGMPVFKDLPQVKMRIHNSHEEWAGIRNREKRTPAVHKLELGEHTGTHVDAINHMAQQYEGQSIDKMPLSMFYTEGICLDFSHKKLAELIEPHEVELACKKANVEIKKGDTVLLYTDHYRKHFNKADWGNGPGISSETARWLGEQMISAFGVETMSPGVRKVSNKEVHLVCGELGFTHYENMINLHQLIGRGRFRFIAFPLKIRGGTGSPVRAVAVFE, encoded by the coding sequence ATGCCCGAAATCATTGACCTAAGCCAAGAAATTTATGAAGGAATGCCTGTTTTTAAAGACCTTCCTCAGGTCAAAATGAGAATCCATAATTCGCATGAAGAATGGGCTGGAATTCGAAATCGTGAAAAGCGTACACCAGCTGTTCATAAACTAGAACTTGGCGAACATACCGGTACTCATGTAGATGCCATAAACCACATGGCTCAGCAATATGAAGGGCAGTCAATTGATAAAATGCCTTTGTCTATGTTTTACACAGAAGGGATTTGCTTAGACTTTTCGCACAAAAAGCTAGCTGAACTCATAGAACCACATGAAGTTGAATTAGCTTGCAAGAAAGCTAATGTAGAAATCAAAAAAGGTGACACAGTTCTTCTGTATACTGATCATTATAGAAAGCATTTCAACAAAGCAGACTGGGGAAATGGCCCTGGTATTTCTAGTGAAACAGCTAGGTGGTTAGGAGAGCAAATGATTTCAGCTTTTGGAGTGGAAACCATGTCTCCAGGCGTTAGAAAGGTTTCCAATAAGGAAGTCCATCTTGTTTGCGGGGAATTAGGCTTCACTCATTATGAAAACATGATCAATCTGCATCAATTAATCGGTAGGGGAAGATTCCGGTTCATAGCATTTCCTTTGAAAATAAGAGGCGGAACAGGTTCTCCTGTTAGGGCTGTGGCTGTTTTTGAATAA